In the Topomyia yanbarensis strain Yona2022 chromosome 3, ASM3024719v1, whole genome shotgun sequence genome, one interval contains:
- the LOC131692742 gene encoding vang-like protein 1: MENESVKSEPNSKTTRRSRGHNGGNNSSTLGSHRDRTRHSHRNNHSRNKRPDMAPFQTSVNIGDDSRDGQEVIEVQILPQDETWGENTTAITGNTSEQSISMEDVSYWQMSDDTGIGFACQRYLERTLSVLLCTVAFVSPLVMAILPKLGFFPSAFDNLELTQNERLQLLACNAECKGMLVSLAARMLLLAIGLWAVFVRKPVSIMPRIFFFRAAVLLLVLISTFAYWLFYIVQVTEGTKAIVSGSAAVDYKTLVSYATNFTDTLLFVHYVAVILLEIRHLQPIYHIKVIRSPDGESHSYSIGQLSVQRTAVWVLQRYYTEFTIYNPYLERLPVSKSQRKALSSFKYYEVDGATPAQQQNQSRAVLAAHARRRDSSHNERFYEEHEYDRRVKKRRARLVTAAEEAFTHIKRLQNDQPQPQAPMIPLDPQEAAQAIFPSMARALQKYLRVTRQQPRHTIESILKHLAHCLKNDMSPRAFLEPYLVESPVLQNDKERRTNHNWALICDELLSRPISDGSTFQLIQNDVSLTVSINKIPHFTISEEVIDPKSNKFILKLNSETSV, from the coding sequence ATGGAAAACGAATCAGTCAAGTCGGAACCGAACAGTAAAACGACGAGGCGATCCAGGGGACATAACGGTGGAAATAACAGCAGTACTTTGGGATCCCACAGAGATCGAACCAGACATTCACATAGGAATAATCATTCACGAAACAAACGACCAGATATGGCACCTTTTCAAACTAGTGTCAACATTGGAGACGATAGCCGTGATGGACAGGAAGTGATAGAGGTACAAATTTTACCACAGGATGAAACCTGGGGTGAGAATACAACCGCTATTACGGGTAACACATCCGAACAGAGCATATCTATGGAAGATGTTAGCTATTGGCAAATGTCAGATGACACAGGTATCGGATTCGCCTGTCAGCGGTATCTGGAAAGAACCTTATCAGTGCTGCTGTGTACTGTAGCATTTGTGAGTCCACTTGTGATGGCAATTTTACCAAAGTTGGGATTTTTCCCATCCGCATTCGACAATCTAGAGCTGACTCAAAATGAACGATTGCAACTTTTGGCATGTAACGCCGAATGCAAAGGAATGCTGGTGTCATTGGCAGCAAGGATGTTGCTGCTTGCGATCGGTTTGTGGGCGGTTTTCGTGAGAAAACCTGTTTCCATCATGCCAAGGATATTTTTCTTCAGAGCAGCAGTATTATTATTAGTACTGATATCAACGTTTGCCTACTGGTTGTTCTACATTGTGCAAGTGACGGAAGGAACTAAGGCAATAGTCTCTGGTTCAGCAGCGGTGGACTACAAAACTTTAGTTTCGTATGCAACGAATTTTACCGATACACTACTTTTCGTGCATTACGTGGCGGTAATTCTGTTGGAAATACGTCATCTACAACCCATCTATCACATTAAAGTGATACGGAGTCCCGATGGGGAATCACATAGCTATAGTATAGGACAACTCAGTGTTCAGCGTACCGCCGTCTGGGTGCTTCAGCGCTATTACACCGAGTTTACCATCTACAATCCATACTTAGAGCGATTACCGGTATCAAAATCGCAACGCAAAGCTTTATCTTCATTCAAGTATTATGAAGTTGATGGCGCAACCCCAGCTCAACAGCAAAATCAGTCGAGGGCAGTATTAGCTGCACACGCTCGCCGGCGTGATTCTTCACATAACGAACGATTCTACGAAGAACATGAATATGATCGGCGGGTTAAAAAGCGAAGAGCTCGTCTAGTAACGGCTGCTGAAGAGGCATTCACACATATCAAACGTCTTCAAAATGATCAACCTCAACCACAGGCACCAATGATTCCGCTGGATCCACAGGAAGCAGCTCAAGCTATCTTCCCTTCCATGGCGCGTGCTTTACAAAAGTATCTTCGCGTAACTCGCCAACAACCACGTCATACGATAGAATCGATACTGAAACATCTTGCACACTGTTTGAAAAACGATATGTCTCCCCGAGCATTTCTCGAACCATATCTGGTAGAATCTCCCGTTCTCCAAAACGATAAGGAACGCCGTACAAACCACAACTGGGCGCTGATTTGCGATGAACTGCTATCGCGGCCGATTTCGGACGGAAGTACGTTTCAGTTGATCCAAAACGATGTATCGTTAACCGTTTCGATCAACAAGATACCTCATTTCACGATCAGCGAAGAGGTAATCGATCCCAAGTCGAACAAATTCATTCTGAAGCTGAACTCGGAAACCAGTGTGTGA
- the LOC131687779 gene encoding zinc finger protein 728-like isoform X3 has translation MDQIAMSSKRPVSTNTDERPYKCEICGKGFIQKYQLKQHMLTHTGERPYKCDICGKSFYDGSILSKHRKIHSNERSHKCEICGKEFVYSHHLKQHVVTHTGERPYKCHICDKSFARQGVLTLHRKIHNNERPHKCEICGKGFIQKNKLMQHVVTHTGERPYKCHICDKSFARQSILTVHNKMHSNERPHECEMCGEGFLQKVQLKHHVVTHTGEFLYKCEICGKEFVYGHHLKQHVVTHTGERPYKCHICDKSFARQNMLTVHSKMHSNERPNECEMCGEGFLQKNQLKQHVVTHTGEFLYKCDICGKSFFEGSTLNKHRKIHSSERSHKCEICGKEFVYIHHMKQHVVTHTGERPYKCHICDKSFARQGVLTLHSKIHNNERPHKCEICGKGFIQKSKLMQHVVTHTGELPYKCEICGKGFVQKCWFEPHMLSHTGELPHKCEICDKGFHQKYQLKQHILTHTGERLHKCDICGKSFYQVSNLNKHRKIHSNERSHKCKICGKGFLRKYLLVKHMLTHTGELPYKC, from the coding sequence ATGGATCAGATAGCCATGTCTTCGAAGCGACCTGTGTCAACAAATACTGACGAGCGGCCGTACAAATGCGAGATATGTGGTAAAGGATTCATTCAGAAGTATCAGCTGAAGCAACATATGTTAACCCACACTGGCGAGCGGCCATACAAATGTGATATCTGTGGCAAATCATTTTATGATGGGAGTATTTTGAGCAAGcacagaaaaattcacagcaATGAACGATCGCATAAGTGCGAGATATGTGGCAAGGAATTCGTTTATAGCCATCACCTGAAGCAACATGTGGTAACTCACACTGGCGAGCGGCCGTACAAATGTCATATATGTGACAAATCATTTGCCCGTCAAGGTGTCTTAACTTTACACAGAAAGATACACAATAATGAACGACCGCATAAATGCGAGATATGCGGCAAAGGTTTCATTCAGAAGAATAAGCTGATGCAACATGTGGTAACTCACACTGGCGAGCGACCATACAAATGTCATATATGTGACAAATCATTTGCCCGTCAGAGTATCTTAACTGTTCACAACAAGATGCACAGTAATGAACGGCCGCATGAATGCGAGATGTGTGGCGAAGGATTCCTTCAGAAGGTTCAGCTGAAGCATCATGTGGTAACTCACACTGGCGAGTTTCTGTACAAATGCGAGATATGTGGCAAGGAATTCGTTTATGGTCATCACCTGAAGCAACATGTGGTAACTCACACTGGCGAGCGGCCGTACAAATGTCATATATGTGACAAATCATTTGCCCGTCAGAATATGTTAACTGTGCACAGCAAGATGCACAGTAATGAACGACCGAATGAATGCGAGATGTGTGGCGAAGGATTCCTTCAGAAGAATCAGCTGAAGCAACATGTGGTAACTCACACTGGCGAGTTTCTGTACAAATGTGATATTTGTGGCAAATCATTTTTTGAGGGGAGTACTTTGAACAAGcacagaaaaattcacagcagTGAACGATCGCATAAGTGCGAGATATGTGGCAAGGAATTCGTTTATATTCATCACATGAAGCAACATGTGGTAACTCATACTGGCGAGCGGCCGTACAAATGTCATATATGTGACAAATCATTTGCCCGTCAAGGTGTCTTAACTTTGCACAGCAAGATACACAATAATGAACGACCGCATAAATGCGAGATATGCGGCAAAGGTTTCATTCAGAAGAGTAAGCTGATGCAACATGTGGTAACTCACACTGGCGAGTTGCCGTACAAATGCGAGATATGTGGCAAAGGATTCGTTCAGAAGTGTTGGTTTGAGCCACATATGTTATCTCATACTGGCGAGTTGCCACACAAATGCGAGATATGTGATAAAGGATTCCATCAGAAGTATCAGTTGAAGCAACATATTTTAACTCACACTGGCGAGCGGCTGCACAAATGTGATATTTGTGGCAAATCATTTTATCAGGTGAGTAATTTGAACAAGcacagaaaaattcacagcaATGAACGATCGCATAAGTGCAAGATATGTGGTAAAGGATTCCTTCGGAAGTATCTGCTTGTGAAACATATGTTAACTCACACTGGCGAGTTGCCGTACAAATGTTAG
- the LOC131687779 gene encoding zinc finger protein 728-like isoform X1: MELVNGLSIPITTEKETSEKTSGTERVATISSNGIGANSDRSILSDSHCEFMDQIAMSSKRPVSTNTDERPYKCEICGKGFIQKYQLKQHMLTHTGERPYKCDICGKSFYDGSILSKHRKIHSNERSHKCEICGKEFVYSHHLKQHVVTHTGERPYKCHICDKSFARQGVLTLHRKIHNNERPHKCEICGKGFIQKNKLMQHVVTHTGERPYKCHICDKSFARQSILTVHNKMHSNERPHECEMCGEGFLQKVQLKHHVVTHTGEFLYKCEICGKEFVYGHHLKQHVVTHTGERPYKCHICDKSFARQNMLTVHSKMHSNERPNECEMCGEGFLQKNQLKQHVVTHTGEFLYKCDICGKSFFEGSTLNKHRKIHSSERSHKCEICGKEFVYIHHMKQHVVTHTGERPYKCHICDKSFARQGVLTLHSKIHNNERPHKCEICGKGFIQKSKLMQHVVTHTGELPYKCEICGKGFVQKCWFEPHMLSHTGELPHKCEICDKGFHQKYQLKQHILTHTGERLHKCDICGKSFYQVSNLNKHRKIHSNERSHKCKICGKGFLRKYLLVKHMLTHTGELPYKC, encoded by the exons ATGGAGCTTGTGAATGGACTTTCGATACCAATTACGACGGAGAAGGAAACTAGCGAAAAAACCAGCGGTACTGAACGTGTGGCAACGATTTCATCAAATGG caTTGGTGCTAACAGCGATCGTTCAATATTATCGGATTCACATTGCGAGTTCATGGATCAGATAGCCATGTCTTCGAAGCGACCTGTGTCAACAAATACTGACGAGCGGCCGTACAAATGCGAGATATGTGGTAAAGGATTCATTCAGAAGTATCAGCTGAAGCAACATATGTTAACCCACACTGGCGAGCGGCCATACAAATGTGATATCTGTGGCAAATCATTTTATGATGGGAGTATTTTGAGCAAGcacagaaaaattcacagcaATGAACGATCGCATAAGTGCGAGATATGTGGCAAGGAATTCGTTTATAGCCATCACCTGAAGCAACATGTGGTAACTCACACTGGCGAGCGGCCGTACAAATGTCATATATGTGACAAATCATTTGCCCGTCAAGGTGTCTTAACTTTACACAGAAAGATACACAATAATGAACGACCGCATAAATGCGAGATATGCGGCAAAGGTTTCATTCAGAAGAATAAGCTGATGCAACATGTGGTAACTCACACTGGCGAGCGACCATACAAATGTCATATATGTGACAAATCATTTGCCCGTCAGAGTATCTTAACTGTTCACAACAAGATGCACAGTAATGAACGGCCGCATGAATGCGAGATGTGTGGCGAAGGATTCCTTCAGAAGGTTCAGCTGAAGCATCATGTGGTAACTCACACTGGCGAGTTTCTGTACAAATGCGAGATATGTGGCAAGGAATTCGTTTATGGTCATCACCTGAAGCAACATGTGGTAACTCACACTGGCGAGCGGCCGTACAAATGTCATATATGTGACAAATCATTTGCCCGTCAGAATATGTTAACTGTGCACAGCAAGATGCACAGTAATGAACGACCGAATGAATGCGAGATGTGTGGCGAAGGATTCCTTCAGAAGAATCAGCTGAAGCAACATGTGGTAACTCACACTGGCGAGTTTCTGTACAAATGTGATATTTGTGGCAAATCATTTTTTGAGGGGAGTACTTTGAACAAGcacagaaaaattcacagcagTGAACGATCGCATAAGTGCGAGATATGTGGCAAGGAATTCGTTTATATTCATCACATGAAGCAACATGTGGTAACTCATACTGGCGAGCGGCCGTACAAATGTCATATATGTGACAAATCATTTGCCCGTCAAGGTGTCTTAACTTTGCACAGCAAGATACACAATAATGAACGACCGCATAAATGCGAGATATGCGGCAAAGGTTTCATTCAGAAGAGTAAGCTGATGCAACATGTGGTAACTCACACTGGCGAGTTGCCGTACAAATGCGAGATATGTGGCAAAGGATTCGTTCAGAAGTGTTGGTTTGAGCCACATATGTTATCTCATACTGGCGAGTTGCCACACAAATGCGAGATATGTGATAAAGGATTCCATCAGAAGTATCAGTTGAAGCAACATATTTTAACTCACACTGGCGAGCGGCTGCACAAATGTGATATTTGTGGCAAATCATTTTATCAGGTGAGTAATTTGAACAAGcacagaaaaattcacagcaATGAACGATCGCATAAGTGCAAGATATGTGGTAAAGGATTCCTTCGGAAGTATCTGCTTGTGAAACATATGTTAACTCACACTGGCGAGTTGCCGTACAAATGTTAG
- the LOC131687779 gene encoding zinc finger protein 728-like isoform X2, producing MHIICKTNPLITIRIGANSDRSILSDSHCEFMDQIAMSSKRPVSTNTDERPYKCEICGKGFIQKYQLKQHMLTHTGERPYKCDICGKSFYDGSILSKHRKIHSNERSHKCEICGKEFVYSHHLKQHVVTHTGERPYKCHICDKSFARQGVLTLHRKIHNNERPHKCEICGKGFIQKNKLMQHVVTHTGERPYKCHICDKSFARQSILTVHNKMHSNERPHECEMCGEGFLQKVQLKHHVVTHTGEFLYKCEICGKEFVYGHHLKQHVVTHTGERPYKCHICDKSFARQNMLTVHSKMHSNERPNECEMCGEGFLQKNQLKQHVVTHTGEFLYKCDICGKSFFEGSTLNKHRKIHSSERSHKCEICGKEFVYIHHMKQHVVTHTGERPYKCHICDKSFARQGVLTLHSKIHNNERPHKCEICGKGFIQKSKLMQHVVTHTGELPYKCEICGKGFVQKCWFEPHMLSHTGELPHKCEICDKGFHQKYQLKQHILTHTGERLHKCDICGKSFYQVSNLNKHRKIHSNERSHKCKICGKGFLRKYLLVKHMLTHTGELPYKC from the exons ATGCACATAATTTGCAAAACAAATCCACTGATCACGATACG caTTGGTGCTAACAGCGATCGTTCAATATTATCGGATTCACATTGCGAGTTCATGGATCAGATAGCCATGTCTTCGAAGCGACCTGTGTCAACAAATACTGACGAGCGGCCGTACAAATGCGAGATATGTGGTAAAGGATTCATTCAGAAGTATCAGCTGAAGCAACATATGTTAACCCACACTGGCGAGCGGCCATACAAATGTGATATCTGTGGCAAATCATTTTATGATGGGAGTATTTTGAGCAAGcacagaaaaattcacagcaATGAACGATCGCATAAGTGCGAGATATGTGGCAAGGAATTCGTTTATAGCCATCACCTGAAGCAACATGTGGTAACTCACACTGGCGAGCGGCCGTACAAATGTCATATATGTGACAAATCATTTGCCCGTCAAGGTGTCTTAACTTTACACAGAAAGATACACAATAATGAACGACCGCATAAATGCGAGATATGCGGCAAAGGTTTCATTCAGAAGAATAAGCTGATGCAACATGTGGTAACTCACACTGGCGAGCGACCATACAAATGTCATATATGTGACAAATCATTTGCCCGTCAGAGTATCTTAACTGTTCACAACAAGATGCACAGTAATGAACGGCCGCATGAATGCGAGATGTGTGGCGAAGGATTCCTTCAGAAGGTTCAGCTGAAGCATCATGTGGTAACTCACACTGGCGAGTTTCTGTACAAATGCGAGATATGTGGCAAGGAATTCGTTTATGGTCATCACCTGAAGCAACATGTGGTAACTCACACTGGCGAGCGGCCGTACAAATGTCATATATGTGACAAATCATTTGCCCGTCAGAATATGTTAACTGTGCACAGCAAGATGCACAGTAATGAACGACCGAATGAATGCGAGATGTGTGGCGAAGGATTCCTTCAGAAGAATCAGCTGAAGCAACATGTGGTAACTCACACTGGCGAGTTTCTGTACAAATGTGATATTTGTGGCAAATCATTTTTTGAGGGGAGTACTTTGAACAAGcacagaaaaattcacagcagTGAACGATCGCATAAGTGCGAGATATGTGGCAAGGAATTCGTTTATATTCATCACATGAAGCAACATGTGGTAACTCATACTGGCGAGCGGCCGTACAAATGTCATATATGTGACAAATCATTTGCCCGTCAAGGTGTCTTAACTTTGCACAGCAAGATACACAATAATGAACGACCGCATAAATGCGAGATATGCGGCAAAGGTTTCATTCAGAAGAGTAAGCTGATGCAACATGTGGTAACTCACACTGGCGAGTTGCCGTACAAATGCGAGATATGTGGCAAAGGATTCGTTCAGAAGTGTTGGTTTGAGCCACATATGTTATCTCATACTGGCGAGTTGCCACACAAATGCGAGATATGTGATAAAGGATTCCATCAGAAGTATCAGTTGAAGCAACATATTTTAACTCACACTGGCGAGCGGCTGCACAAATGTGATATTTGTGGCAAATCATTTTATCAGGTGAGTAATTTGAACAAGcacagaaaaattcacagcaATGAACGATCGCATAAGTGCAAGATATGTGGTAAAGGATTCCTTCGGAAGTATCTGCTTGTGAAACATATGTTAACTCACACTGGCGAGTTGCCGTACAAATGTTAG